A single genomic interval of Chryseobacterium paludis harbors:
- a CDS encoding DUF6427 family protein, which yields MFKLLSKESNIFSIPVYIGFLLLIVIIFNILNFNTYEAIVAGITFLGIALGYFCFHSIALNYQTHLPLFLYSFFIFGLYPGDLDIGIAVSLLTNSFLLLLLTSANEDVRKKSYVLVGAIVALNFIFLPTTWPMAVFVVIHVIATSERISLNIFRFLLGIVLIVFSYFSVMFFLDFTTWNLDYFPFGKMKIITDYKGIIPLLPVALMLVYAVYDHFKNYNKKSPISRYKYTFLLVFSLAQLVTIILYMNKSYEYLLLLAFPSSIILSRMMRFLPKYWMQEVGLWLIIISLVTFKIGTYFNLF from the coding sequence ATGTTTAAATTACTTTCAAAAGAAAGCAATATTTTTTCAATTCCTGTTTATATTGGTTTTCTTCTTTTAATAGTAATAATATTTAACATACTGAATTTCAACACTTATGAAGCAATTGTTGCCGGAATTACATTCTTAGGAATTGCCTTAGGATATTTCTGTTTTCATAGTATTGCACTGAATTATCAGACTCATCTCCCATTATTCTTATACTCATTTTTCATTTTTGGTCTTTATCCTGGAGATCTGGATATTGGAATTGCGGTTTCACTTCTTACAAATTCTTTTCTTTTACTTCTTCTTACAAGTGCAAATGAAGATGTCAGAAAAAAATCATATGTTCTGGTCGGAGCTATTGTTGCATTAAATTTTATTTTTTTACCGACCACCTGGCCAATGGCTGTTTTCGTGGTTATTCATGTTATTGCAACTTCTGAAAGAATAAGTTTAAATATCTTCAGATTTCTGCTTGGAATCGTTCTTATTGTTTTCAGTTATTTTTCAGTAATGTTTTTCTTAGATTTTACTACCTGGAACCTGGATTATTTTCCATTTGGAAAAATGAAAATTATAACTGATTACAAAGGTATAATTCCTTTACTTCCGGTTGCCCTGATGCTTGTATATGCAGTATATGACCATTTTAAAAATTATAACAAAAAAAGTCCGATAAGCAGATATAAATATACGTTCCTGCTTGTCTTTTCTTTGGCTCAATTGGTTACCATTATTCTGTATATGAATAAGAGCTACGAGTATTTACTGCTCCTGGCATTTCCTTCCAGTATCATACTGAGCAGGATGATGCGTTTTTTACCCAAATACTGGATGCAGGAAGTCGGCTTATGGCTGATTATTATTAGTTTGGTTACCTTTAAAATAGGTACTTATTTTAATTTATTTTAA
- a CDS encoding universal stress protein yields MINIVLPVDFGDKTEQLVDGAIKFAKEVNGKINLIHVAPTDIGFAIGDMGFQYFPEVEENEIREELVQLNKLEQRILSHDVECEHLLKQGIAKDIILEYAKTKNASYIVMGSHGRSGIYDVFVGSLTKGLTKNSTIPVLVLPIHE; encoded by the coding sequence ATGATAAACATTGTATTGCCCGTAGATTTTGGGGACAAAACGGAACAACTTGTAGATGGTGCTATAAAGTTTGCTAAAGAAGTAAATGGCAAAATCAACCTTATCCATGTTGCACCTACAGACATTGGCTTTGCCATTGGCGATATGGGATTCCAATATTTTCCTGAAGTTGAAGAAAATGAAATCAGAGAGGAATTGGTACAGCTTAACAAACTTGAACAAAGAATTCTCTCCCATGACGTAGAATGTGAACATCTTTTAAAACAAGGCATTGCCAAGGATATCATCCTTGAATATGCTAAAACAAAAAATGCCAGCTATATTGTAATGGGCTCACATGGAAGAAGCGGAATTTATGATGTCTTTGTTGGAAGCCTTACGAAAGGATTAACAAAGAACTCAACGATCCCTGTTTTGGTACTTCCAATACATGAATAA
- a CDS encoding 3'-5' exonuclease produces MNLKLYKPLCVFDLETTGTNIGKDRIVEICILKVNPDASRESKTWRINPEMPIPLESSLIHGIYDADIKDAPTFKSIASKVMEMISGADLGGFNSNRFDVPLLAEELLRAEIDFDLSKFKLVDAQTVFHKKEPRNLGAAYQFYCGKTLENAHSAEADVMATFEVLDAQVGKYEDVPNEIAALSEFTFHNKHADLAGFIGFNEKTEEVFNFGKYKGQGVKSVFQKDLGYYGWLQNADFPLYTKKVFTKIQLSSKF; encoded by the coding sequence ATGAATTTAAAATTATATAAACCACTTTGTGTTTTTGACCTGGAGACCACAGGAACTAATATCGGAAAAGACAGAATTGTGGAAATCTGTATTTTAAAAGTAAATCCTGATGCATCAAGAGAAAGTAAAACATGGCGTATCAATCCTGAAATGCCTATTCCATTGGAGTCAAGTTTAATCCATGGTATATATGATGCTGATATCAAGGATGCACCTACTTTTAAATCAATTGCTTCTAAAGTTATGGAGATGATTTCCGGTGCAGATCTGGGTGGGTTTAATTCCAATAGGTTTGATGTCCCTCTTTTGGCGGAAGAACTTTTACGTGCAGAAATCGATTTTGATCTTAGTAAATTCAAACTTGTGGATGCGCAAACCGTTTTCCATAAAAAAGAACCAAGAAACCTTGGAGCCGCTTATCAGTTCTACTGTGGAAAAACTTTGGAAAACGCACATTCAGCAGAGGCAGATGTGATGGCTACTTTTGAGGTATTGGATGCTCAGGTTGGAAAATATGAAGATGTTCCTAATGAGATTGCTGCTTTAAGTGAGTTTACATTCCATAACAAACATGCAGATCTAGCTGGTTTTATAGGTTTTAATGAAAAAACAGAAGAAGTTTTCAACTTCGGAAAATATAAAGGACAGGGGGTAAAATCTGTTTTCCAAAAAGACCTGGGTTACTACGGTTGGTTGCAAAATGCTGATTTCCCATTGTACACGAAGAAGGTATTCACAAAAATTCAGTTATCCAGTAAATTTTAA
- a CDS encoding pyruvate dehydrogenase complex E1 component subunit beta, which yields MAEYTFREVIAQAMSEEMRKDESIYLMGEEVAEYNGAYKASKGMLDEFGPKRIIDTPIAELGFTGISVGAAMNGNRPIVEFMTFNFSLVGIDQIINNAAKIRQMSGGQWNCPIVFRGPTASAGQLGATHSQAFENWFANCPGLKVVVPSNPYDAKGLLKTAIQDNDPVIFMESEQMYGDKMEIPEEEYYLPIGKADIKKEGKDVTLVSFGKIMKVAIQAAEDLAKEGISVEVIDLRTVRPLDYDTVLNSVRKTNRLVILEEAWPFASISSEIAYMVQQKAFDYLDAPIKRITTPDAPAPYSAALFAEWFPKLEKVKEEIKNAMYIKS from the coding sequence ATGGCAGAATATACTTTTCGTGAGGTAATTGCACAGGCAATGAGTGAGGAAATGCGTAAAGACGAATCCATTTATTTAATGGGGGAGGAAGTTGCAGAATACAACGGTGCTTATAAGGCTTCAAAAGGAATGCTGGATGAATTTGGTCCTAAAAGAATAATCGATACACCAATCGCTGAACTTGGTTTTACAGGGATCTCAGTAGGTGCAGCAATGAATGGGAACAGACCTATTGTAGAGTTTATGACATTCAATTTCTCTTTAGTAGGAATTGATCAGATTATAAATAATGCGGCAAAAATCCGTCAGATGAGTGGGGGACAATGGAACTGTCCAATTGTTTTCCGTGGTCCTACAGCTTCTGCTGGTCAATTAGGAGCTACACACTCTCAGGCTTTTGAAAACTGGTTTGCTAACTGTCCGGGACTTAAAGTGGTTGTACCTTCAAATCCTTATGATGCAAAAGGGTTATTGAAAACAGCTATCCAGGATAATGATCCTGTAATCTTTATGGAATCTGAGCAGATGTATGGTGATAAAATGGAAATTCCTGAAGAAGAGTACTATTTGCCTATCGGAAAAGCAGATATCAAAAAAGAAGGTAAGGATGTAACTTTAGTTTCTTTTGGTAAAATTATGAAAGTAGCAATTCAGGCTGCAGAAGATTTAGCTAAAGAAGGTATTTCTGTAGAAGTAATAGACCTTAGAACAGTTCGTCCATTAGATTACGATACTGTTTTAAACTCTGTTAGAAAAACAAACAGACTGGTTATTTTAGAAGAAGCGTGGCCATTTGCGTCTATTTCTTCTGAAATTGCATATATGGTACAACAAAAAGCGTTTGATTATTTAGATGCACCTATCAAGAGAATTACTACTCCTGATGCTCCTGCACCATATTCAGCGGCTTTGTTTGCAGAATGGTTCCCTAAACTTGAAAAAGTGAAAGAGGAAATTAAAAATGCAATGTATATTAAATCATAG
- a CDS encoding DUF2007 domain-containing protein: MSDLIRFKFYETALEANRDKQILAEKGIQSFIANEQLIQSDWLLSQAVGGIQLQVFEEDIEKAKQTLEDYKENEKYALEVEHTIKDSEFDFVCPKCGSNHIYRDDSATSFFGISILTSHKFVCYYCENRFTH, from the coding sequence ATGTCTGATCTAATTCGATTCAAATTTTACGAAACCGCTCTTGAAGCTAACAGGGACAAACAGATCCTTGCCGAAAAAGGCATCCAGAGCTTCATTGCCAATGAGCAGCTTATTCAATCGGATTGGTTACTCTCTCAGGCTGTGGGTGGAATTCAGCTACAGGTCTTTGAAGAAGATATAGAAAAAGCAAAACAGACTTTGGAAGATTATAAAGAGAATGAAAAATATGCTCTTGAAGTGGAACATACAATTAAAGATTCTGAGTTTGACTTTGTATGTCCAAAGTGTGGTTCCAATCATATTTACAGGGATGACAGTGCGACCAGCTTTTTTGGAATTTCAATTTTAACAAGCCATAAATTTGTTTGTTATTATTGTGAGAATAGATTTACACATTAA
- a CDS encoding DUF2147 domain-containing protein, whose translation MRKLLFTLVLSLVGVMSFAQIEGKWKTIDDETKQAKSIVEIYKKTDGSYYGKVSQLLIKPADPNCTNCKDERKGKPILGMEIIKGLKKDGDEFTGGTITDPKTGKTYKCTITRTGDQLNVRGYVGLSLLGRTQTWQKVN comes from the coding sequence ATGAGAAAATTATTATTTACCCTGGTTCTTTCTTTAGTAGGTGTAATGTCGTTTGCACAAATAGAAGGCAAATGGAAGACAATAGATGACGAAACAAAACAGGCAAAATCTATCGTAGAGATCTACAAGAAAACAGATGGGTCGTATTACGGAAAAGTATCACAGTTACTTATAAAACCTGCTGATCCTAATTGTACGAACTGTAAAGACGAAAGAAAAGGAAAGCCTATTTTAGGAATGGAGATCATCAAAGGATTGAAGAAAGATGGTGATGAATTTACAGGAGGAACAATTACAGATCCTAAGACAGGGAAAACTTATAAATGTACCATTACAAGAACCGGAGATCAGTTAAATGTAAGAGGATATGTAGGTTTATCTTTATTAGGAAGAACGCAAACCTGGCAGAAAGTAAACTAA
- a CDS encoding LTA synthase family protein, which produces MKFFKEFRKQEVLVLLYRIFLAYVFYQIARFLFWYFNKDLIKVDSISDYFSLSYHGIAFDTTAILYVNSLFILLSLIPIIINTKKVYQKVLFWLYFITNGIAYAMNFGDFVYFKFAQTRLTSAALQVAKHETNIAKVFAASIVQNPFILIGFVVLMALWVFLYKKVKITERKPVKLIPYFILSILCLCGITVLVIGGIRGDFRHSTRPINLVDANRFVKVPSQGNLVLNSTFSFFRTLGTNSFKEVHFVDQKFINDNIQPYKIYDRKITNRPNVVIFIVESFSREYSGAFNKDTHIKDYVSYTPFIDSLANESLIFPNTFANGRQSIHGMSSVLAGIPSLTDAFTSSPYSNQKIQSIVSVCNELGYDTSFYHGAPNGSMGFLGFGNILGFKHYFGKTEYNNDADFDGMWAIWDEPFLQYFAKNVGKTQPFMATVFTASSHHPFKIPEKYQGKFKKGKNQMHEPIQYTDYSIKKYFETAKKQPWYNNTIFVFTGDHTNEIYYPEYQKSMNRFSVPIILYSPNPEYQLKGVNNEEAQQIDIYPTLADLIGYNKKIRSWGRSLVSDKKYPAIIANSDGGAEQFIIGNYIYRFDGKNIVGIYDKTDLGLEKNLVDHLKTPETEKGKEIAKAWYQDYMDRVINRKLN; this is translated from the coding sequence ATGAAATTTTTTAAAGAATTTAGAAAACAGGAAGTTCTGGTATTGTTATACAGGATTTTTTTGGCATATGTTTTTTATCAGATCGCCAGATTTTTATTCTGGTATTTTAACAAAGATCTCATAAAGGTGGATTCCATTTCAGACTATTTCAGTCTGTCATATCATGGGATAGCCTTTGATACAACGGCAATTTTGTACGTTAATTCTTTATTTATTTTATTAAGTCTTATTCCTATTATTATTAATACGAAAAAAGTCTATCAAAAGGTGTTGTTTTGGCTTTACTTTATTACAAACGGAATCGCTTATGCAATGAACTTTGGTGATTTTGTATATTTCAAGTTTGCACAAACAAGATTAACTTCCGCAGCATTGCAGGTTGCAAAACATGAGACCAATATTGCTAAAGTATTTGCCGCATCCATTGTACAGAATCCTTTTATTCTTATTGGGTTTGTGGTTCTAATGGCATTATGGGTTTTTCTATATAAAAAGGTGAAAATTACGGAACGTAAGCCTGTGAAACTGATTCCTTATTTTATTCTATCTATTCTTTGTCTTTGTGGTATTACAGTATTGGTTATAGGTGGTATCCGTGGTGATTTCAGACACAGTACCAGACCGATTAATCTTGTAGATGCCAATCGTTTTGTAAAAGTTCCGTCTCAGGGAAATCTGGTTTTGAACAGTACATTTTCTTTTTTCAGAACACTGGGTACTAATAGCTTTAAAGAAGTTCATTTTGTAGATCAGAAATTTATAAATGATAATATTCAGCCTTATAAAATTTATGACAGGAAAATAACAAATCGCCCTAATGTTGTGATTTTTATTGTTGAATCTTTCAGCAGGGAATACTCAGGTGCTTTTAATAAAGATACACATATAAAGGATTATGTTTCTTATACTCCGTTTATTGACAGTCTGGCGAATGAAAGTTTAATTTTTCCAAATACTTTTGCCAATGGAAGACAGTCCATTCATGGGATGAGCAGCGTACTTGCTGGAATTCCAAGTCTTACAGATGCATTTACAAGTTCTCCTTATTCCAATCAAAAGATACAGTCTATTGTTTCTGTTTGTAATGAATTAGGTTATGATACTTCATTCTATCACGGCGCACCTAATGGATCAATGGGATTTTTAGGTTTCGGTAATATTCTGGGCTTCAAACATTATTTTGGAAAGACAGAATATAATAACGATGCTGATTTTGATGGCATGTGGGCTATCTGGGATGAACCTTTTTTACAGTATTTTGCTAAAAATGTAGGGAAAACACAACCTTTTATGGCTACTGTTTTTACAGCCTCCTCACACCATCCATTTAAAATTCCTGAAAAATATCAGGGGAAATTTAAAAAAGGAAAAAATCAGATGCATGAGCCTATACAGTACACGGACTATTCTATAAAGAAGTATTTTGAAACAGCAAAAAAACAACCCTGGTACAACAATACCATTTTTGTTTTCACAGGTGATCATACCAATGAGATCTATTATCCTGAATATCAAAAAAGTATGAACCGGTTTTCTGTTCCTATTATTTTATATTCGCCAAATCCTGAATACCAACTAAAAGGAGTGAATAATGAAGAAGCTCAGCAAATTGATATCTATCCTACATTAGCAGATTTAATAGGTTATAATAAAAAGATCAGGAGCTGGGGAAGAAGCTTAGTGAGTGATAAAAAGTATCCTGCTATTATTGCAAATTCAGATGGTGGAGCTGAGCAGTTTATCATTGGTAATTATATTTATCGTTTTGACGGAAAAAATATAGTTGGGATTTATGATAAAACAGATCTTGGTTTAGAAAAGAATCTTGTTGATCATTTAAAAACTCCGGAAACTGAAAAAGGAAAAGAAATCGCAAAAGCTTGGTATCAGGATTATATGGATCGTGTTATCAACCGAAAACTGAACTAA
- a CDS encoding Fur family transcriptional regulator, giving the protein MDTIQKEKNIALIKDVLRNYLLEKGFRNTPERYTILEEIYNMDHHFNVDDLYLLMMQKKYHVSKATIYNTIEIFLDAGLIRKHQFGEKTLTSSSYEKSYFDKQHDHLVIYKKDSDKEIEEIIEFCDPRIQGIKEAIEDAFGVKIDSHSLYFYGIKND; this is encoded by the coding sequence ATGGATACTATACAAAAAGAAAAAAATATAGCTCTTATCAAAGATGTTTTGAGAAACTACTTATTGGAAAAGGGTTTCCGAAATACTCCTGAGAGATACACCATATTGGAAGAGATCTATAATATGGATCACCACTTCAATGTGGATGATCTGTATCTTCTGATGATGCAGAAGAAATATCATGTTTCCAAAGCAACAATTTATAACACAATTGAGATTTTTCTTGATGCAGGATTAATCCGTAAACATCAATTTGGAGAAAAAACACTAACGTCTTCATCTTATGAAAAGTCTTATTTTGATAAGCAACATGATCATTTAGTAATCTACAAAAAAGATTCAGACAAAGAGATAGAGGAAATTATTGAATTTTGTGATCCTAGAATTCAAGGGATCAAAGAAGCAATTGAAGACGCTTTTGGCGTAAAAATTGATTCTCATTCGCTATATTTTTATGGCATTAAGAATGACTAA
- a CDS encoding KUP/HAK/KT family potassium transporter — protein sequence MAEVTEGGHHFDLKKLSFVGVIVSLGIVFGDIGTSPLYVMKAIVNARKDGATMPFDEYIEGALSCIIWTLTLQTTIKYVIIALRADNKGEGGILALYSLVKKLKKKWLYVVAIIGASTLVADSVITPSLTVMSAIEGLKIYNPETPVVIITLVILFVVFVVQQFGTASIGKFFGPVMVTWFLALGAFGSVHIFDHIEIVRAFNPIYAYNLITHSSSAIVIMGAVFLCTTGAEALYSDLGHCGAKNIRISWVFVKLMLILNYLGQGAWLLDNYHQVFNGVNPFFGIMPQWAVLPGVILATAAAIIASQAVITGSFTMFSEAMSISFWPNQHIEYPSGIKGQMYIPGVNWGLMAFCFVVVIFFQKSERMEAAYGLTITITMLMTTILLLYWLSRTRVSKVFIIGFAVVYIFLESGFFYANVIKFVDGGWLTMVLGGFIAVCMYAWYNGRLIKANFIQYVKIDKYVSIIKDMKLDETIPKYATNLAYLSRAKRNDEVESKIIYSIIKKQPKRADHYFILSIVNQEDPYTFKYTVDEILPGTVFKVNFLLGFKVDRRINDYFNMVLKDLMADGTIPSRSSHPSLRAHNIPPDLKYVIIDNTYINDILLTVKQKITLNIYNFVKYIGSDDFKAWGVTSHNVVVESAPITEETLYDKKIEQAGFLRHNF from the coding sequence ATGGCAGAAGTTACAGAGGGGGGTCATCATTTTGACCTAAAGAAGCTTTCATTTGTAGGGGTTATCGTCTCTCTCGGAATTGTTTTCGGAGATATTGGAACGTCCCCATTGTACGTAATGAAAGCAATCGTGAATGCCCGAAAGGATGGTGCTACGATGCCATTTGATGAATATATTGAAGGTGCGCTTTCATGTATCATCTGGACATTGACACTCCAAACCACGATAAAGTATGTAATTATCGCCCTAAGAGCAGATAATAAAGGTGAAGGTGGGATTTTAGCTCTTTATTCGCTCGTAAAAAAACTTAAGAAAAAGTGGCTCTATGTCGTCGCGATTATTGGAGCATCAACACTTGTTGCGGATAGTGTCATTACTCCTTCATTAACTGTTATGTCAGCTATTGAAGGATTGAAAATATATAATCCGGAAACCCCCGTAGTTATTATTACCCTGGTAATTCTGTTTGTTGTATTTGTTGTACAACAATTTGGAACCGCTTCCATAGGTAAATTTTTCGGACCTGTTATGGTGACATGGTTTCTTGCTTTAGGGGCTTTCGGATCGGTTCATATTTTTGATCATATCGAGATTGTAAGAGCATTCAATCCAATATATGCATATAATCTTATTACCCATTCATCAAGCGCTATTGTGATCATGGGAGCTGTTTTCCTTTGTACAACGGGTGCTGAAGCTTTATATTCAGATCTTGGACACTGTGGTGCTAAAAACATCAGAATAAGCTGGGTTTTTGTTAAATTAATGCTTATTCTTAATTATCTTGGACAAGGTGCATGGTTATTAGATAACTACCATCAGGTATTTAACGGAGTTAATCCTTTCTTTGGAATTATGCCTCAATGGGCGGTTCTTCCTGGAGTGATCTTAGCAACAGCTGCTGCTATTATTGCAAGTCAGGCTGTAATTACAGGATCATTTACCATGTTCTCAGAAGCAATGTCTATTTCATTCTGGCCAAATCAACATATCGAATATCCTTCAGGGATAAAAGGACAGATGTATATTCCGGGAGTAAACTGGGGATTAATGGCATTCTGTTTTGTAGTGGTTATATTCTTCCAGAAATCCGAACGAATGGAGGCGGCCTATGGTTTAACGATTACCATAACCATGTTAATGACTACTATTCTATTGCTGTATTGGCTAAGTAGAACCAGAGTCAGTAAGGTTTTTATAATAGGTTTTGCTGTCGTTTATATTTTCCTTGAATCAGGGTTTTTCTATGCGAATGTGATTAAATTTGTTGATGGCGGATGGTTAACAATGGTATTGGGTGGATTTATAGCGGTTTGTATGTATGCCTGGTATAACGGACGATTAATAAAAGCCAATTTTATTCAGTACGTTAAAATTGATAAATATGTATCCATCATCAAAGACATGAAACTGGATGAAACTATTCCTAAATATGCCACAAACCTTGCTTACCTGAGCAGAGCAAAAAGGAATGATGAGGTAGAATCAAAAATTATTTATTCTATCATTAAAAAACAACCGAAAAGAGCTGATCACTATTTTATTTTGAGCATTGTTAATCAGGAAGATCCATATACTTTTAAATATACTGTAGATGAGATTTTACCAGGTACGGTTTTTAAGGTTAATTTCCTTTTAGGTTTTAAAGTCGACCGTAGAATCAATGATTATTTTAATATGGTTTTGAAAGATCTTATGGCAGATGGTACTATACCTTCCAGAAGCAGTCATCCGTCTCTAAGAGCTCATAATATACCTCCGGACCTCAAATATGTAATTATAGATAATACATATATCAACGATATACTTTTGACGGTAAAACAGAAAATCACACTTAATATTTATAACTTCGTGAAATACATCGGAAGTGATGACTTTAAGGCTTGGGGGGTTACTTCACACAATGTTGTTGTGGAATCTGCACCGATCACTGAAGAGACCTTATATGATAAAAAAATAGAACAGGCTGGATTTTTGCGTCATAACTTCTAA
- a CDS encoding DUF6341 family protein, whose translation MTSFFLFLSKVFKWSFGFFDTFGNVLNWILFVVCCVLFTYWCYVLVVTLGSNKDKDYYSPTEGKHPYYDPSIYKKEG comes from the coding sequence ATGACGTCTTTCTTTCTATTCTTAAGCAAAGTTTTCAAATGGTCTTTCGGCTTTTTTGATACCTTTGGAAATGTTTTAAACTGGATTCTATTTGTAGTTTGCTGTGTACTGTTCACTTATTGGTGTTATGTACTTGTGGTTACACTTGGAAGTAATAAAGATAAAGACTATTATTCTCCTACGGAGGGTAAACATCCTTACTATGATCCTAGTATCTATAAAAAAGAAGGTTAA
- a CDS encoding CDP-alcohol phosphatidyltransferase family protein: MNFIKNNLANAFTLGNLFSGCVGAVHLILGDYQTTAICLILSLVLDFFDGFIARALKANSNLGVQLDSLADMVSFGFVPGLTMFVALANNAYTDIPWYCYLGFLITAFSCLRLAIFNLDEDQQYYFKGLNTPSNTILIFGLYYAFRETQGFEFLFHNTYLMIALTVVLSLLLVSPVKMIAMKFKSMKLEDNYPKLALLIGAVVILIIFKTVGIPMVIIYYILISLLFQKQLK, from the coding sequence ATGAATTTTATTAAAAACAATCTTGCCAATGCATTTACCTTAGGAAATCTGTTTTCGGGATGCGTCGGTGCGGTTCATCTGATCCTGGGTGATTATCAAACAACTGCTATCTGCCTTATTCTCTCGCTGGTTTTAGACTTTTTTGATGGGTTTATCGCCAGAGCTTTAAAGGCTAATTCAAATCTTGGAGTCCAACTGGATTCACTTGCTGACATGGTAAGTTTTGGCTTTGTTCCAGGTCTAACAATGTTTGTAGCTCTTGCAAATAACGCTTATACAGATATTCCATGGTATTGTTATTTAGGCTTTTTGATCACTGCTTTTTCGTGTCTGAGATTAGCAATTTTTAATCTGGATGAAGATCAGCAGTATTATTTTAAAGGACTGAATACCCCTTCCAATACTATTTTAATCTTCGGACTGTATTATGCTTTCAGGGAAACCCAAGGCTTTGAATTTTTATTTCATAATACCTATTTAATGATTGCTTTAACAGTGGTTCTCTCATTGCTTTTAGTGAGTCCTGTTAAAATGATCGCAATGAAATTCAAATCGATGAAACTGGAAGATAATTACCCAAAACTGGCTTTATTGATCGGAGCGGTTGTTATTTTAATTATATTTAAAACTGTTGGAATTCCAATGGTTATTATTTACTATATTTTAATTTCACTCTTATTTCAGAAACAACTTAAATAG
- a CDS encoding fumarylacetoacetate hydrolase family protein — translation MKIICIGRNYSEHAKELGNEIPEKPVIFIKPDTAVLKGNDFYLPEFSKDVHYELEVVLKISKGGKYIQKESAHKHYDEIGLGIDFTARDLQTELKSKGLPWELAKGFDGSAVVGNFFKKENYNLENLQFSLLQNKEEVQNGNTKDMIFSFDDIIAFASQYFTLRVGDLIFTGTPKGVGKVEENDILEAFLEDEKIMDIRIL, via the coding sequence ATGAAAATCATCTGCATCGGAAGAAACTACAGTGAACATGCTAAGGAATTGGGAAATGAAATCCCTGAGAAACCAGTTATTTTCATCAAACCAGACACTGCCGTTTTAAAAGGTAATGACTTTTACCTTCCGGAATTCTCTAAAGATGTGCATTATGAACTTGAGGTTGTATTGAAAATTTCAAAAGGTGGAAAGTACATCCAGAAAGAGTCAGCACATAAACATTATGATGAGATCGGTTTGGGAATAGATTTTACGGCCAGGGATCTCCAAACAGAACTTAAATCTAAAGGTTTACCCTGGGAGCTGGCTAAAGGCTTTGATGGCTCCGCTGTAGTGGGAAATTTCTTTAAAAAAGAAAATTATAACCTGGAAAATTTACAGTTTTCATTATTACAAAATAAAGAGGAAGTTCAGAATGGCAACACCAAAGATATGATATTCAGCTTTGATGATATTATAGCATTTGCTTCACAATATTTCACATTACGCGTAGGTGACCTTATCTTCACTGGAACTCCAAAAGGGGTTGGAAAAGTTGAAGAAAATGACATCTTGGAAGCATTCCTTGAGGATGAAAAAATTATGGATATCCGAATATTATAA